Proteins encoded within one genomic window of Lynx canadensis isolate LIC74 chromosome B4, mLynCan4.pri.v2, whole genome shotgun sequence:
- the USP44 gene encoding ubiquitin carboxyl-terminal hydrolase 44, giving the protein MLTMDKCKHIGQLRLAQDHSILNPQKWHCVDCNTTESIWACLSCSHVACGRYIEEHAVRHFQDSSHPVALEVNEMYVFCYLCDDYVLNDNATGDLKLLRSTLSAIKSQNYQCTTRSGRVLQSVGTSDDTYYLHDSTQSLLQNEDQMYTALWHRRRILMGKIFRTWFEQSPIGRKRQEEQFQEKIAKREVKKRRQELEYQVKTELESTHPRKSLRLQGLAQSTTVEIVPVQVPLQTPASPAKDKVVPTSEDVRLKKANDSSGKQRPIVTPGVTGLRNLGNTCYMNSVLQVLSHLLIFRQCFLKLDLNRWLAVTASDKTRSPYKHPPVTDTVYQMNECQEKDTGCVPSRHPSLSLGLSGGSSKSRKMELIQPKEPSSQYISLCHELHTLFQVMWSGKWALVSPFAMLHSVWRLIPAFRGYAQQDAQEFLCELLDKIQHELETTGTRLPALIPTSQRKLIKQVLNVVNNIFHGQLLSQVTCVACDNKSNTIEPFWDLSLEFPERYQCSGKDITSQPCLVTEMLAKFTETEALEGKIYVCDQCNSKRRRFSSKSVVLTEARKQLMVCHLPQVLRLHLKRFRWSGRNNREKIGVHVGFEEILNMEPYCCRESLKSLRPECFIYDLSAVVMHHGKGFGSGHYTAYCYNSEGGFWVHCNDSKLSMCTMDEVCKAQAYILFYTQRVTENGHAKLLPPELLSGSQHPNEEADTSSNEILS; this is encoded by the exons atgttaacaatggaTAAGTGCAAACACATTGGGCAGTTGCGGCTTGCTCAAGACCATTCCATCCTCAACCCTCAGAAATGGCATTGTGTGGACTGCAATACAACTGAGTCGATTTGGGCTTGCCTTAGCTGTTCTCATGTTGCCTGTGGAAGATATATTGAAGAACATGCAGTCAGGCACTTTCAAGATAGCAGTCATCCTGTTGCCTTGGAGGTGAATGAGATGTATGTTTTTTGTTACCTTTGTGATGATTATGTTCTTAATGATAATGCAACTGGAGACCTGAAGTTACTACGAAGTACCTTAAGTGCAATCAAAAGTCAAAATTATCAGTGCACGACTCGTAGTGGAAGGGTTTTGCAGTCTGTGGGTACAAGTGATGATACTTATTACTTACACGATAGCACCCAATCTCTGCTTCAAAATGAAGATCAAATGTATACTGCTCTTTGGCATAGAAGAAGAATATTAATGGGTAAAATCTTTCGAACTTGGTTTGAACAATCACCCattggaagaaaaagacaagaggaacaatttcaggaaaaaatagcaaaaagagaAGTGAAGAAAAGACGACAAGAATTAGAGTATCAAGTTAAAACAGAATTGGAAAGTACACACCCAAGAAAGAGTTTACGTTTGCAAGGTCTAGCTCAGTCTACCACAGTAGAAATAGTTCCTGTTCAAGTACCACTGCAAACCCCAGCATCACCAGCAAAAGATAAAGTAGTACCTACCTCAGAAGatgtaagattaaaaaaagccAATGACTCCTCAGGTAAACAAAGGCCAATAGTAACTCCTGGTGTAACTGGATTGAGAAATTTGGGAAATACTTGCTATATGAATTCTGTTCTTCAAGTGTTgagtcatttacttatttttcggcaatgttttttaaaacttgatcTGAACCGGTGGCTGGCAGTGACAGCTAGTGATAAGACAAGATCACCTTATAAGCATCCACCAGTCACAGATACAGtatatcaaatgaatgaatgccaagAAAAAGATACAGGCTGTGTTCCCTCCAGACATCCAAGTTTATCATTAGGACTAAGTGGTGGATCATCAAAGAGTAGAAAGATGGAACTTATTCAGCCAAAGGAACCAAGTTCACAATACATTTCTCTCTGTCATGAATTGCATACTTTGTTCCAAGTCATGTGGTCTGGAAAGTGGGCCTTAGTCTCACCATTTGCTATGCTACACTCCGTGTGGAGACTAATTCCAGCTTTTCGTGGTTATGCCCAACAGGATGCTCAGGAATTTCTCTGTGAACTTTTGGATAAAATACAACATGAACTAGAGACAACTGGTACTAGGTTACCAGCTCTTATCCCCACTTCTCAAAGGAAACTTATCAAACAGGTTCTGAATGTtgtgaataatatttttcatgGACAACTACTTAGTCag gttaCATGTGTTGCATGTGACAACAAATCAAATACCATAGAACCTTTCTGGGACTTGTCATTGGAATTTCCAGAAAGATACCAATGCAGTGGAAAAGATATTACTTCCCAGCCATGTCTGGTTACTGAAATGTTGGCCAAATTCACAGAAACTGAAGCTTTAGAAGGAAAAATCTACGTATGTGACCAGTGTAACT CAAAACGTAGAAGGTTTTCCTCAAAATCAGTTGTACTCACAGAAGCACGAAAACAGCTTATGGTTTGTCACCTACCTCAGGTTCTCAGACTACATCTCAAACGATTCAG GTGGTCAGGACGTAATAACCGAGAGAAAATTGGTGTTCATGTTGGCTTTGAAGAAATCTTAAACATGGAGCCTTATTGCTGCAGGGAATCCCTGAAATCCCTCAGACCAGAATGTTTTATCTATGACTTATCTGCTGTAGTAATGCACCATGGGAAAGGATTTGGCTCAGGACACTACACTGCCTACTGCTATAATTCTGAAGGAG GGTTCTGGGTACACTGCAATGATTCCAAGCTAAGCATGTGCACTATGGATGAAGTATGCAAGGCCCAAGCTTATATCTTGTTTTATACCCAGCGAGTTACTGAGAATGGACATGCTAAACTCTTGCCTCCAGAACTCCTGTCTGGTAGCCAACATCCCAATGAAGAAGCTGATACCTCTTCTAATGAAATCCTTAGCTGA